One Kushneria konosiri genomic window, CAGTGGTCGCAGGCGCTGGTCTTTACGGCGACCAAGCACATGGCCAACCGGGTCACCCAGCATCTGCAGAAGGCTGGCATCACGGCGGCGGCCATTCACGGCAACAAGAGCCAGAATGCTCGTACCGCAGCACTGTCCGGCTTCAAGAGCGGGGAAGTGCAGGTGATGGTGGCCACCGATGTGGCGGCCCGCGGCATCGATATCTCCGAACTGCCCAATGTGGTCAACTTCGAACTGCCCAAGACACCGGCCGACTATGTCCACCGTATCGGTCGTACCGGCCGTGCCGGTGCCAGTGGTCAGGCCGTGTCGCTGGTCATGCCCGATGAGCGTGGCCAGCTCAAGCAGATCGAAAAACTGATCGGACGTGCCATTCCGGTCGCCAGCGCTGAAGGCTTCGACTTCAGCCGCGCGGTGCCGGAAACCCCGGATGAGCGCGAGCAGCGCCCGGGTGGCGGTCAGCGTCGTCAGGGCAGCGGGCGCAATAATAATGGCGGCGGTGCGCGCAGCGGTGCCGGTCGTAGTGGCTCAGGCAATCGCTCACGCAGCGGAGGCGGCGGTAATGGCGGCGGCAACGATGAGCAGGCCCGTCCGGCGCGTCGCCGTCGTCGTAGCAGCCCTCGCGCGGCGGACAACAGCGGTAACCGCTGATCCCGCGTTTTCCTGCATTGTGATCATGACCGTCTGCTCAGGCAGGCGGTTTTTTTATGTCTGCCGGGCGGTGGACGCCTGCAAGGGGCAGTGGCATTGTCGCTGACCTTCATTGAACAATTGATAAAAGAGGCGTGTGATCATGCGTGCAGACAGTCGTTCGGGAGTGCTGACCCAGGAGCAGCAGGCGCGACGGGCGGCGCTGGGCAGCTTTGTCGGGGCAGTGGTCGACTGGTATGACTTCCTGCTCTACGGCATCGTGGCGGCGCTGGTCTTCAACGGCCAGTTTTTCCCCAATGTCAGTCCGGCGGCCGGCACCCTGGCGGCACTGGCGACCTTTGGCGTGGGGTTTCTGTTTCGTCCGCTCGGCGGCGTCGTGTTTGGCCATTTTGGAGATCGACTGGGGCGCAAGCGCATGCTGGTGCTGACGGTCATGCTGATGGGCATTTCCACCTCGCTGATCGGGCTTTTGCCCACCTATGCCAGCATTGGCGTCTGGGCGCCGATCCTGCTGGTGGTGCTGCGCGCCCTGCAGGGGTTTGCCGTGGGCGGGGAATGGGGCGGCGCGGCGCTGATGGCGGTCGAGAGTGCCCCGGGCCATCGGCGGGCGTTTTACAGCAGCGGTGTACAGGTGGGCTACGGAGTGGGCCTGATTCTGGCGACCGGCAGCGTGTCGCTATTAAGCCACTTTCTTGATGATGTGGCCTTCCAGAGCTGGGGCTGGCGACTACCGTTTGTCTTCTCTATCGTGCTGGTGGGCATTGCCTTCTGGGTGCGCGCGGGGCTTGATGAGTCGCCCGAGTTCAGGGAAGTGGTCGAAGATGAGGCGCAAAAGCCGGCCCGGCCGCCGGTACTCGAGGCGCTGAGCCGCCATCCAGGGGCATTTTTACAGATCATCACGCTGCGACTGGCCGAGCTTTTCACGATGTATATCGTGACCACCTTTGCGCTGAGTTATTCCACCAGTCAGCTGGGACTCTCGCGTGAGCTCTTTCTCAATATCGGCCTGCTGGTCGGTGCCATCAGCTGTGTGACCATTCCGCTGTTTGCCCTGCTGGCTGACCGCTTCGGTCGCCGGCGTGTCTACATGGTGGGGGCGCTTATTGGCGTGGTGTGCGCCTTTCCCTTTTTCATGGCGCTGGAGGCGCGCTCAGTCGTCTGGATCGTTGTCTTTGCCGTCATGCTGGCCAACATGGCACACGACATGGTGGTGAGCGTGCAGCAGCCGATGTTTGCCGAGCTGTTCGGGACGGCCTATCGCTATAGCGGAGCCGGCGTGGGCTATCAGGTGGCAAGCGTCGTCGGTGGCGGATTTACACCGTTCATTGCAGCAGCGCTGGTGGATATGGCAGGCGGCAGCTGGCTGCCGGTGGCGATTTATCTGGCCGTGGGCTGCGCCCTGTCGGCACTGGGGGTCATGAGTATTCACCGACACCGTGCTGGCTGACCGCAGAGCCGACATGACATCTTCGGATTGTCATGTCGGCCGTGGACGGGCGACAGGGGGGCGCAGGGCGACTACTCTTCAGACATTGGCCATTTTTCGGCCCCTGTTTCGCCATTTTCGGGAATCGATGTCTTTTATCGGATCAAGCTCCATGCCACGTCGCTCAATCGCTACCCTGCTCAAGGGACTCAAGAAACTGCTTCATGTGGCGGCGCGTCCGGCCAAATCCGAGCGGGTACATGGCGGGCGGTTGATTCATACCTACCGGGGGTATGGAACACACCGCGAGGTGTTCATGATGGGGCGGGTGTTTCGCCAGCCCGGCTTCAACCTGAATCTGCCCGAGGGCTCATGGCGCCGGGATCTGGCCGATATCGTGCGCCGTACTATCCGATGGGGCATCAAGCATATCGATGTCCAGATTCAGCTGGGAGGAGAGACGGTCACGGTCACGACCGACCGGGATGGCTACTTCAACGCCCATATCAGGCTTGAGACGCCGCTGCCGGGAGATCGAATCTGGCACGAGGCACACCTGCGCATTCTATCGCCCAGCAAGGATCAAAAGAGTACCTGTGCCAACGACGGGGCCGGAGGCGATGCAGTTGCCGACATCTATATTCCACCCCCCGATATCGATTTTGCCGTTATCAGCGATATTGACGATACGGTCATGTATACCGGTGTGGCCAACAAGCTGAAGATGATGTATCACCTCTTTATCGCGCGTGCCGAGCAGCGTACGGCCTTTCCCGGGGTGGCGGCGCTGTATCGGGGGTTTCACGTCGGCGATGGTGATCAGCACTGCCAGCGTCCGCTGCTTTATGTCTCACGGGCGCCCTGGAGCATCTATGAGATGCTGGAGGCCTTTTTCCGGCTCAATCACATTCCGGTCGGGCCGATCCTGTTTCTGCGCGAGTGGGGGCTGACCCTTCAGCATCCGCTGCCGCGCAAGGCAGAAGATCACAAGCGCGAACTGATCGAAACCATGCTCGAGCTTTACGACCCGCTGCCCTTTGTATTGATTGGCGACAGCGGCCAGCATGACCCCGAAGTCTATGCCGATATCGTGCGGGATCATCCCGGGCGCATTCGCACGGTCTACATCCGTGATGTCAGCAACGATCCCGGCCGGGAGCAGGCCATCGCAGCACTGTCTGCCCAGATCGACAAAGAGCAGAACAGCCAGTGCGCGCTGGTGCTGGCCTCGGACAGCCTGACCATGGCCGAACACGCTCATCAGCATGGCTATATTTCCAGCGATGCCCTCGAGCGGGTGCGTGAAGCCCAGTAGTCCGGGTCAACGCTCGGCGGCACGTGAGAGCCGCACGCAGAGGTTGTTGGCCGGCATCTCGATGATTTCGGCAAGCGTAAGCCCTGCCTCACGGGCGGCCGGGATCACCTCAAGCTCGAGATCCCGTACGCCCCAGCGGCTGTCACGTGCCTTCAGGCTCTGATTGAAGGCCACATTGCTGTCGGACTGATGCCTTCCATTGTGACTGAAGGGCCCATAAAGCAGCAGCCATCCGTTCTCATCCAGATGTTGGGCAGCGCCTGCAAAAAGATCCAGCGTGGCCTGCCAGGGGGCGATATGGATCATGTTGAAACACAGCATGACATCGATTCGATCGCTTAGCGGCCAGGGCGTTTGACCGACCTCCAGCGCCAGCGGCGGGCGCAATCGAGCATCAGGTCTCTCCTTTTGCAGCACGTCTCGCCAGGCCTTGATCGAGGCCAGTGCAGCGGGGTGGGCATCGCTGGGAATAAACTCGTTGTCCGGCATCTCCCGGGCAAAGTGCATGAGGTGCTCGCCGCTGCCGCTGGCAATTTCCAGAACGCGTGCGCCCTTTTCAAGACGTGAGCGCAGTACCTCCAGCAGCGGCGTTTTATTGCGCTGCGCTGCCGGGCTGTACTGTCGCGGGTCATCTGGTGCGCTGCTTGAATCGTCCATGGTGGTCATATCCTGATCCTTTGGTTGTGGCACACGAGAGAAGGTCAACCAAGGTGAATTTGAACTAATGGGCATTGCCCTGTCACGCTGGTTTTCTGCTATGTTAGAACGCTTTTTTGAATGGACTCAGTGAGGCGAAGCATCATGACAGTCAATATCCCTGCTACCGAAGAAGAGCTTCTTGCCATGCCGGCTGAGGACTATATGAACGATGCGCAGCTGGAATATTTTCGCCAGCTGCTGCTCAAGGAGCGCAAGGAAGTCGAAACGACTCTAGAAGAAATGCGCGGCAGCATCGGTATGGCCGAGAGCAGCGGCGATGACAGCGACCGCGCGGCCAGTGAAGAGGAACTGCGTTATACCCTGCGCCAGGCCGATCGTGAAACCCGTCTGTGGCGCAAGATCAACGCAACGCTTGATCGCATCGATGAGGGAGATTACGGCTTCTGCGAGGAAACCGGTGAGCCTATCGGACTCAAGCGGCTGCTGCTGCGCCCGACCGCGACGCTGTCCATCGAGGCCAAGCAGCGTCAGGAGCAACAGGAAAACCATTACGCCCGCCGGCGCTAAGCAGTGACAATCCTGTTGGGTGTGCATGTCGGTTGTGTCTAAAAATCGCCCCATCCCGGGGCGATTTTTTTATGTCTTCTTGGTCCTTGTCCGGCACTGGTTTTCCCCCGGGATCAGACCAAATCATGGCAAACATCGAACCATGGTTTTCGAAAGCACCAAAAAAGCTAACAATAATTAGCTCCCGGTCTGTTAGGTAAAAAGTACGCGTCATATCATCCAATCTGCACATATACATTTCTAATGTAAGCGTTATCATTCTGTAAAAGAACAATGAACAGGCATCCAAACAGGGCCTTCAGACAGTCTCTCGCCCGGATTTTTAACGTGGATTGATCTGGAGAAATCCTGGCTGGTGACGATATGCACTGAGGAATGGTTGCTTCTCAAGCGTTTAATGCCGCCGCTCG contains:
- a CDS encoding App1 family protein, producing the protein MPRRSIATLLKGLKKLLHVAARPAKSERVHGGRLIHTYRGYGTHREVFMMGRVFRQPGFNLNLPEGSWRRDLADIVRRTIRWGIKHIDVQIQLGGETVTVTTDRDGYFNAHIRLETPLPGDRIWHEAHLRILSPSKDQKSTCANDGAGGDAVADIYIPPPDIDFAVISDIDDTVMYTGVANKLKMMYHLFIARAEQRTAFPGVAALYRGFHVGDGDQHCQRPLLYVSRAPWSIYEMLEAFFRLNHIPVGPILFLREWGLTLQHPLPRKAEDHKRELIETMLELYDPLPFVLIGDSGQHDPEVYADIVRDHPGRIRTVYIRDVSNDPGREQAIAALSAQIDKEQNSQCALVLASDSLTMAEHAHQHGYISSDALERVREAQ
- the shiA gene encoding shikimate transporter, whose amino-acid sequence is MRADSRSGVLTQEQQARRAALGSFVGAVVDWYDFLLYGIVAALVFNGQFFPNVSPAAGTLAALATFGVGFLFRPLGGVVFGHFGDRLGRKRMLVLTVMLMGISTSLIGLLPTYASIGVWAPILLVVLRALQGFAVGGEWGGAALMAVESAPGHRRAFYSSGVQVGYGVGLILATGSVSLLSHFLDDVAFQSWGWRLPFVFSIVLVGIAFWVRAGLDESPEFREVVEDEAQKPARPPVLEALSRHPGAFLQIITLRLAELFTMYIVTTFALSYSTSQLGLSRELFLNIGLLVGAISCVTIPLFALLADRFGRRRVYMVGALIGVVCAFPFFMALEARSVVWIVVFAVMLANMAHDMVVSVQQPMFAELFGTAYRYSGAGVGYQVASVVGGGFTPFIAAALVDMAGGSWLPVAIYLAVGCALSALGVMSIHRHRAG
- the dksA gene encoding RNA polymerase-binding protein DksA, with the translated sequence MTVNIPATEEELLAMPAEDYMNDAQLEYFRQLLLKERKEVETTLEEMRGSIGMAESSGDDSDRAASEEELRYTLRQADRETRLWRKINATLDRIDEGDYGFCEETGEPIGLKRLLLRPTATLSIEAKQRQEQQENHYARRR
- a CDS encoding DUF938 domain-containing protein, encoding MDDSSSAPDDPRQYSPAAQRNKTPLLEVLRSRLEKGARVLEIASGSGEHLMHFAREMPDNEFIPSDAHPAALASIKAWRDVLQKERPDARLRPPLALEVGQTPWPLSDRIDVMLCFNMIHIAPWQATLDLFAGAAQHLDENGWLLLYGPFSHNGRHQSDSNVAFNQSLKARDSRWGVRDLELEVIPAAREAGLTLAEIIEMPANNLCVRLSRAAER